A single region of the Streptomyces sp. AM 4-1-1 genome encodes:
- a CDS encoding VTT domain-containing protein, with protein sequence MLESVGALTGSPWIYAVVALSVLLDVFLPVLPSGVLVITAATAAAGSTTVVSAAGQVPREVPSLLALILCAATASVLGDLVAYRLAWRGGERLDRAIAGSRRLTTAQERLGAALSRGGGLLVVIARFAPAGRSVVSLGAGAAHRRAKEFLPWSALAGVAWAGYSVGLGYVGGQWLGASWLGTAVSVLALFVAGSVAAYVMRRPAAAAAAAAVPLTPSARP encoded by the coding sequence GTGCTTGAGAGTGTGGGTGCGCTGACCGGCAGCCCATGGATCTACGCGGTCGTCGCCCTCTCGGTGCTTCTGGATGTCTTCCTGCCCGTCCTGCCCAGTGGTGTGCTGGTGATCACGGCCGCCACGGCCGCCGCCGGTTCCACCACCGTGGTGAGCGCCGCGGGCCAGGTGCCCCGCGAGGTCCCCTCCCTCCTCGCCCTGATCCTGTGCGCGGCCACCGCGTCGGTGCTCGGCGATCTCGTCGCGTACCGGCTCGCCTGGCGCGGGGGCGAACGCCTGGACCGGGCCATCGCCGGCTCCCGTCGGCTGACGACCGCGCAGGAACGCCTCGGTGCCGCGCTCAGCCGCGGTGGCGGCCTTCTCGTCGTCATCGCCCGGTTCGCCCCGGCGGGCCGCTCGGTGGTCTCGCTGGGCGCGGGCGCCGCACACCGCAGGGCGAAGGAGTTCCTGCCGTGGTCGGCCCTGGCGGGCGTGGCCTGGGCGGGTTACAGCGTGGGCCTCGGCTACGTCGGCGGCCAGTGGCTGGGCGCGAGCTGGCTGGGCACCGCCGTGTCGGTCCTCGCCCTGTTCGTCGCGGGCTCCGTGGCGGCGTACGTGATGCGCCGCCCCGCGGCGGCCGCGGCGGCCGCCGCCGTACCGTTGACGCCGTCGGCCCGCCCCTGA
- a CDS encoding DUF6224 family protein, whose product MDGEQERPYTKDEVLHGIALIQAHLAEDTDAITVLHGDEEDPKAAFEIARAMFALTHIIVYGAIVPQMWVIKKDFSYGHTNNVPELSLALLMVERVEHRLELADTHPVVNALSMGDVMGLIVRCAGTDMDDVPEFLDSVRERTLRSMPS is encoded by the coding sequence ATGGACGGCGAACAGGAGCGGCCCTACACCAAGGACGAAGTGCTGCACGGCATCGCGCTCATCCAGGCACACCTGGCGGAGGACACGGACGCGATAACGGTCCTGCACGGCGACGAGGAGGACCCGAAGGCGGCGTTCGAGATCGCGCGGGCGATGTTCGCGCTGACGCACATCATCGTCTACGGGGCGATCGTCCCGCAGATGTGGGTCATCAAGAAGGACTTCTCGTACGGCCACACGAACAACGTCCCCGAACTCAGCCTCGCGCTCCTGATGGTGGAACGCGTGGAACACCGCCTGGAACTGGCCGACACCCACCCCGTGGTCAACGCCCTGTCGATGGGCGATGTGATGGGCCTGATCGTGCGGTGCGCGGGGACCGACATGGACGACGTACCGGAATTCCTCGACTCGGTACGCGAACGGACCCTGCGCTCCATGCCGTCATGA
- the murJ gene encoding murein biosynthesis integral membrane protein MurJ, with the protein MVEGTPTAARSGPRGRRTRGRHAAVKPGPAKGGLMRSSMLMAAGTVVSRATGLLRTVLQAGALGTGLLATTYNQANVVPASLYFLLIGGALNSVLVPQLVRARIEHADGGRAFEQRLVTLTMSVLGVGTLLAVWAAPQIIGLYQSDTPDNHEAFRLTVVFARFLLPQIFFYGLFSILGQVLNARNKFGAMMWTPVLNNVVLIGMFGVYLGMMTVPDRVQDITGAQVTLLGAGTTLALAVQALSLVPFARAAGFRFRPRFDWRGTGLGKSVGAARWTLLFVLSNLVASTVVTRYASAADTALPRGGVGFSAYTYAQTIWSLPQSVITVSLVTALLPRMSRAVAEHRLDDMRDDLSRALRISGVVIVPAAFFFVALGPQLAQVVFAHGAADRTSIVPLGQMLQAFGLGLIPFSAQYMLLRGFYAFEDTRTPFWMAAWISAADIVLATACHLLLPPRWSVIGLAAAYAASYGLGLLVTALLLRRRLEGRLDGRRLCRTYGKLTASALVAGALGWYVARSCSTATSTTWSPALSLAAGGFTMLVLFVLLARTLRITELRSLPGLG; encoded by the coding sequence ATGGTTGAGGGCACGCCGACTGCGGCGAGATCGGGTCCACGAGGCCGACGCACCCGTGGGCGCCATGCGGCCGTGAAGCCGGGCCCGGCAAAGGGCGGACTGATGCGCTCGTCCATGCTGATGGCAGCGGGGACGGTCGTTTCCCGGGCAACCGGGCTGCTCAGGACGGTACTTCAAGCCGGAGCACTGGGTACGGGGCTCCTCGCCACGACGTACAACCAGGCCAATGTGGTGCCCGCCAGCCTGTACTTCCTGCTCATCGGCGGTGCGCTGAACTCCGTCCTCGTACCGCAGTTGGTCCGGGCAAGGATTGAACACGCCGACGGGGGCAGGGCGTTCGAGCAGCGTTTGGTCACCCTCACGATGTCCGTACTCGGAGTCGGCACACTGCTGGCCGTATGGGCGGCGCCGCAGATCATCGGCCTCTATCAGAGCGACACACCGGACAATCACGAGGCGTTCCGGCTTACGGTGGTCTTCGCCCGGTTCCTGCTTCCGCAGATATTCTTCTACGGACTGTTCAGCATTCTGGGTCAAGTGCTCAACGCGCGGAATAAGTTCGGCGCGATGATGTGGACCCCGGTCCTCAACAACGTCGTGCTGATCGGCATGTTCGGCGTGTACCTCGGCATGATGACCGTCCCGGACAGGGTGCAGGACATCACGGGCGCGCAGGTCACACTGCTGGGCGCGGGGACCACGCTCGCCCTGGCCGTCCAGGCCCTCTCGCTGGTCCCCTTCGCCCGGGCCGCCGGGTTCCGCTTCCGCCCCCGCTTCGACTGGCGCGGCACCGGTCTGGGCAAGAGCGTCGGCGCGGCCCGCTGGACGCTGCTGTTCGTCCTCAGCAACCTCGTGGCGAGCACCGTGGTGACCCGCTACGCCTCCGCCGCGGACACGGCCCTTCCGCGCGGTGGTGTGGGCTTCTCCGCCTATACGTACGCACAGACCATCTGGTCACTGCCACAGTCCGTCATCACCGTTTCGCTGGTCACCGCTCTGCTGCCGAGGATGAGCCGGGCCGTCGCCGAACACCGCCTGGACGACATGCGGGACGACCTGTCACGGGCGCTTCGGATCAGCGGCGTCGTCATCGTCCCCGCCGCCTTCTTCTTCGTGGCCCTCGGCCCGCAGCTGGCGCAGGTGGTCTTCGCCCACGGGGCGGCCGACAGAACGTCCATCGTTCCGTTGGGGCAGATGCTTCAGGCATTCGGACTCGGCCTGATCCCGTTCTCGGCGCAGTACATGCTGCTGCGCGGCTTCTACGCCTTCGAGGACACCCGGACCCCGTTCTGGATGGCGGCCTGGATCAGCGCGGCCGACATCGTCCTGGCGACCGCCTGTCATCTCCTGCTGCCACCGCGCTGGTCGGTCATCGGCCTGGCTGCGGCCTACGCCGCCTCGTACGGCCTCGGCCTGCTCGTCACCGCGCTCCTCCTGCGACGGCGCCTCGAAGGCAGACTGGACGGCAGAAGGCTGTGCCGCACCTACGGCAAGCTGACGGCCTCCGCCCTCGTGGCCGGAGCCCTCGGCTGGTACGTGGCCCGCTCCTGTTCCACCGCCACGTCGACGACCTGGTCACCCGCACTGAGCCTGGCGGCGGGGGGCTTCACGATGCTCGTCCTGTTCGTGCTGCTCGCCCGGACCCTGAGGATCACCGAACTACGGAGCCTGCCGGGGCTGGGGTGA
- a CDS encoding MFS transporter produces the protein MVGTWLGFGAFPLVPIQVLHVGLAAVSTLAAVGLAVGAVLALPLSPWVEARPKKPVMVVTDPVRFGALLTIPVTYFSGRLTYTQLLIVSVIGAAANVALTSAGGAYLKQLLRPDHLLVANGRFESITWTATAVGPTLGGAAISLLGPVVTVIANAVGFLVSALGIGAIRQEERGPERAEGERFRASDLVKGWTFIHDDRRLRPLLWNTVTVNALIMATETLVAVLLLDELVWAAWQYGLAFGLPCAGGFFGAQICPRLAAR, from the coding sequence ATGGTCGGTACCTGGCTGGGGTTCGGCGCGTTTCCCCTCGTCCCGATCCAGGTGCTTCACGTCGGCCTGGCCGCGGTTTCGACGCTGGCGGCCGTCGGCCTGGCGGTCGGCGCGGTCCTCGCGCTCCCGCTCAGCCCGTGGGTCGAGGCCCGTCCTAAGAAGCCGGTCATGGTCGTCACTGATCCGGTGCGGTTCGGCGCCCTGCTGACGATCCCGGTCACCTACTTCTCCGGGCGGCTGACCTACACCCAGCTCCTGATCGTCTCTGTGATCGGCGCCGCCGCGAACGTCGCGCTCACCTCCGCCGGCGGCGCCTATCTCAAGCAGCTCTTGCGTCCGGACCACCTGCTGGTCGCCAACGGCCGTTTCGAGTCGATCACCTGGACCGCCACAGCCGTCGGCCCGACTCTGGGTGGCGCGGCGATCAGCCTGCTGGGGCCCGTGGTCACCGTGATCGCCAACGCCGTCGGATTCCTGGTGTCCGCGCTCGGGATCGGGGCGATCCGGCAGGAGGAGCGCGGGCCGGAGCGGGCCGAGGGCGAGAGGTTCCGGGCTTCGGACCTCGTCAAGGGCTGGACTTTCATCCACGACGATCGGCGGCTGCGCCCGCTGCTCTGGAACACCGTGACCGTCAACGCGCTGATCATGGCCACCGAAACGCTGGTAGCCGTCCTGCTGCTGGACGAACTGGTCTGGGCAGCGTGGCAGTACGGGCTCGCCTTCGGCCTGCCCTGCGCCGGCGGATTCTTCGGGGCTCAGATCTGCCCGCGCCTGGCTGCCCGATGA
- a CDS encoding HNH endonuclease has protein sequence MRKGAITRDGVLKAVAEYDELGREGFLSKYGYKPATGYFLVHEERTYDSKAIAGVAHQFDQGRVLRPDELSGGRSHAARWLARLGFVIRSSRSPDWTRDEIILACDLAMTNGWKRLEFDDPRVIELSTLLQTMPIHPEELRNELFRNPNGVARKTVDITSRHPDYRGKPTNGNALDVEVMNDFLVRPAEMAEVARRIRHGLVSGDFLDLLPEAEEEDDYGAPEGRLLLRHHRSRERNKALRKKKIDAVLRQGRQLACEACGFDFEQVYGDRGSGYIECHHVVPLHEAGERRTRLNDLALICANCHRMIHRRAPWPTPGELRASIEQKHAADRRAAEVLARPRRAAEERMPNP, from the coding sequence ATGCGCAAAGGTGCGATCACCAGGGATGGCGTCCTCAAGGCCGTAGCTGAGTACGATGAGTTGGGCCGCGAAGGGTTCTTGTCCAAGTACGGATACAAGCCAGCAACCGGGTACTTCCTCGTACATGAGGAACGGACATACGATTCCAAGGCCATCGCTGGCGTGGCCCACCAGTTTGATCAAGGCCGAGTGTTGAGGCCGGACGAATTGAGCGGGGGAAGGTCGCACGCTGCCAGGTGGCTTGCCCGACTCGGGTTCGTAATCCGCTCGTCCCGGAGCCCCGACTGGACTCGTGACGAGATCATTCTCGCCTGTGACCTGGCCATGACTAACGGTTGGAAGCGGCTGGAGTTCGACGATCCACGTGTGATCGAGCTGTCCACCTTGCTACAGACCATGCCGATCCATCCGGAAGAGCTACGGAACGAGCTGTTCCGGAATCCCAACGGCGTAGCTCGCAAAACGGTTGACATCACGTCCCGACACCCGGACTACCGGGGGAAGCCCACCAACGGCAACGCGCTTGATGTCGAAGTCATGAACGACTTCCTTGTCCGGCCGGCTGAGATGGCGGAGGTGGCCCGGCGCATCCGACATGGCCTTGTCTCAGGCGATTTCCTGGACCTGCTCCCGGAGGCCGAGGAGGAAGACGACTACGGCGCACCCGAGGGCAGGCTGCTGCTGCGCCACCACCGGAGCCGGGAGCGGAACAAGGCGTTGCGCAAGAAGAAGATCGATGCAGTGCTGCGCCAGGGCCGTCAGCTCGCTTGTGAAGCCTGCGGCTTCGACTTTGAGCAGGTCTACGGCGACCGCGGGAGCGGGTACATCGAGTGCCATCACGTGGTCCCTCTGCACGAGGCCGGCGAAAGGCGGACCAGGCTCAATGATCTCGCCCTCATATGTGCCAACTGTCACCGCATGATCCATCGGCGCGCACCATGGCCGACTCCTGGGGAACTACGGGCCTCCATAGAGCAAAAGCATGCAGCTGACAGGCGTGCGGCGGAAGTACTGGCACGACCGCGTAGGGCGGCTGAAGAGCGGATGCCGAACCCGTGA
- a CDS encoding DUF4097 family beta strand repeat-containing protein → MALRTRTLVVSGGAVLAALVLSGCGTTDVEDAPIEHKSFAFDGKHLTIDSGNAEVELVPADVTKIEVSRQVDGWVAVGNGPEGVWKLRDDTLTLQVKCSGIVSDCEALYRVKVPRALAVDVKADNGKVTATGFTTALDLRSDNGTVRVVDSSGPLSLTSDNGNIVAEGISAGSVSTKSDNGSSRLTFTGVPDRVEAVSDNGSITITLPSGKERYAVSTRARNGNVSVEVPRSDQSAHTVDVRSDNGQIKVRSAN, encoded by the coding sequence GTGGCACTGCGCACCCGCACTCTCGTCGTCTCCGGCGGGGCCGTCCTCGCCGCCCTCGTCCTGAGTGGCTGTGGCACTACGGACGTCGAGGACGCGCCGATCGAGCACAAGTCGTTCGCGTTCGACGGCAAGCACCTGACGATCGACTCCGGCAACGCGGAGGTGGAGCTCGTCCCCGCCGACGTGACGAAGATCGAGGTGAGCCGTCAGGTGGACGGCTGGGTGGCGGTCGGCAACGGGCCGGAAGGGGTCTGGAAGCTCCGGGACGACACGCTCACGCTTCAGGTGAAGTGCAGTGGAATCGTCAGTGACTGCGAGGCCCTGTACCGGGTCAAGGTGCCGCGCGCCCTGGCGGTGGACGTGAAGGCCGACAACGGCAAGGTCACCGCCACCGGCTTCACCACCGCCCTCGACCTGCGCTCCGACAACGGCACCGTTCGGGTCGTGGACTCCTCCGGCCCGCTGTCGTTGACCAGCGACAACGGGAACATCGTCGCCGAAGGCATCTCGGCCGGGTCGGTGTCGACGAAGTCCGACAACGGTTCGTCACGGCTCACGTTCACCGGCGTGCCCGACCGGGTGGAGGCCGTCAGCGACAACGGTTCGATCACCATCACCCTGCCGTCCGGCAAGGAGAGGTACGCCGTCTCGACCCGGGCCAGGAACGGAAACGTTTCGGTCGAGGTGCCGCGCAGCGACCAAAGCGCGCACACCGTGGACGTCCGGAGCGACAACGGACAGATCAAGGTGCGAAGCGCGAACTAA
- a CDS encoding DUF4383 domain-containing protein gives MATHLLRPTGKRRAPTRLDEHLPVDHRLSRVYRVGAGLTGLVLLAFGILGLVDKVGFFDTGGDTVAGLNTNGTLSVLSICIGLLLFAGMVIGGNLASTLNMILGVAFILSGFVNLALLDTRFNFLAFHLQNVLFSFVVGVMLMFFGMYGRVSGGLPHDNPYWRARHPEEVERERRRRRPKPPMPVARP, from the coding sequence ATGGCCACTCATCTGTTGCGCCCCACCGGAAAGCGCCGGGCCCCCACCAGGCTCGACGAACACCTGCCGGTCGACCACCGGCTCAGCCGCGTCTACCGCGTCGGGGCGGGGCTGACCGGCCTGGTGCTGCTCGCGTTCGGAATCCTGGGGCTGGTCGACAAGGTCGGCTTCTTCGACACGGGCGGCGACACCGTCGCGGGCCTCAACACCAACGGCACGCTCAGCGTGCTGTCCATCTGCATCGGGCTGCTGCTCTTCGCCGGAATGGTGATCGGCGGCAACCTCGCCTCGACCCTGAACATGATCCTGGGGGTCGCCTTCATCCTGAGCGGGTTCGTGAACCTCGCCCTGCTCGACACCCGCTTCAACTTCCTCGCCTTCCACCTCCAGAACGTGCTGTTCAGCTTCGTGGTCGGGGTGATGCTGATGTTCTTCGGGATGTACGGGCGGGTCAGCGGTGGGCTGCCGCACGACAACCCGTACTGGCGGGCCCGCCACCCCGAGGAGGTCGAGCGGGAGCGCCGCCGCAGGCGGCCGAAGCCACCGATGCCGGTCGCCCGCCCGTAG
- a CDS encoding zinc ribbon domain-containing protein, with the protein MPRYEYRCRSCGDTFELSRPMAESAAPATCPAGHADTVKLLSTVAVGGSATSAPAPSGGGGGGGGCCGGGCCG; encoded by the coding sequence ATGCCTCGTTACGAGTACCGCTGCCGCTCCTGCGGAGACACCTTCGAACTCAGCCGTCCGATGGCGGAGTCCGCCGCTCCCGCCACCTGCCCCGCCGGGCACGCGGACACCGTGAAACTGCTCTCCACCGTGGCCGTGGGCGGTTCCGCCACGTCCGCCCCCGCACCGTCGGGCGGCGGGGGCGGCGGTGGTGGCTGCTGCGGTGGTGGCTGCTGCGGCTGA
- a CDS encoding O-methyltransferase, with protein MTRGNETKITDELYAYALAHNPPLDAVQRELVETTYAWFPDHAGMQSAEEQGPLLAFLVRLTGARHIVEVGTFTGFSALAMAQALPPDGRLIACDVSEEWTDHGRRAWEKAGVGDRIELRIAPALDTLRAMPADPHIDFVYLDADKGNYIPYWEELVPRMRPGGLIVTDNVLFHGRVTDPAATGGAAAIREFNDHVAADPRMDSVLLTISDGLTLSRKR; from the coding sequence GTGACCAGAGGGAACGAAACCAAGATCACGGACGAGTTGTACGCGTACGCGCTGGCGCACAACCCGCCGCTCGACGCGGTGCAGCGGGAACTCGTGGAGACGACGTACGCGTGGTTCCCGGATCACGCCGGGATGCAGTCGGCCGAGGAACAGGGGCCGTTGCTCGCCTTCCTGGTACGACTGACGGGAGCGCGGCACATCGTGGAGGTCGGGACGTTCACGGGCTTCTCCGCCCTCGCGATGGCCCAGGCACTGCCGCCCGACGGACGGCTGATCGCCTGTGACGTCTCCGAGGAGTGGACCGATCACGGTCGGCGGGCCTGGGAGAAGGCGGGGGTCGGGGACCGGATCGAGCTGCGGATCGCCCCGGCACTCGACACCCTGCGGGCGATGCCGGCCGATCCGCACATCGACTTCGTCTACCTGGACGCGGACAAGGGCAACTACATCCCGTACTGGGAGGAGTTGGTCCCCCGGATGCGGCCGGGCGGCCTGATCGTCACGGACAACGTCCTCTTCCACGGCCGGGTGACCGACCCGGCGGCGACCGGGGGCGCGGCGGCGATCAGGGAGTTCAACGACCACGTGGCCGCCGACCCGCGCATGGACAGCGTCCTGCTGACGATCTCGGACGGCCTGACGCTTTCCCGCAAGCGCTGA
- a CDS encoding HAD family hydrolase: MTAPTTLVASDLDRTLIYSAPALGLRMPDADAPRLLCVEVYEHRPLSYLTETAAGLLDTLARTTVFVPTTTRTREQYHRIHLPGPPPRYAICANGGHLLVDGESDPGWRARVAARLADECAPLTEIRNHLTASADPAWLLKERIAEDLFAYLVVERSLLPENWVKELSVWADPRGWTVSLQGRKIYAVPKPLTKSAAMREVARRTGATLTLAAGDSLLDADLLLAADRAWRPGHGELADGGWTAPHVDVLTEQGVAAGEEILRRLVRVATPS; the protein is encoded by the coding sequence GTGACCGCACCCACCACGCTGGTCGCCAGTGACCTCGACCGCACCCTCATCTACTCGGCACCCGCCCTCGGGCTCCGGATGCCGGACGCCGACGCCCCCCGGCTGCTCTGCGTCGAGGTGTACGAACACCGGCCGCTGTCGTACCTGACCGAGACGGCCGCCGGACTGCTCGACACCCTCGCCCGCACCACGGTCTTCGTCCCGACCACCACCCGCACCCGCGAGCAGTACCACCGCATCCACCTCCCCGGCCCGCCGCCCCGGTACGCGATCTGCGCCAACGGGGGACACCTCCTCGTCGACGGGGAGTCCGACCCCGGCTGGCGGGCGCGGGTGGCCGCCCGGCTCGCCGACGAATGCGCCCCGCTCACCGAGATCAGGAACCACCTCACCGCCTCGGCCGACCCCGCCTGGCTGCTCAAGGAGCGGATCGCCGAGGACCTGTTCGCCTACCTCGTCGTCGAACGCTCGCTGCTGCCCGAGAACTGGGTCAAGGAACTGTCCGTCTGGGCCGATCCGCGCGGCTGGACCGTGTCCCTCCAGGGCCGGAAGATCTACGCGGTCCCCAAGCCGCTCACCAAGAGCGCCGCGATGCGCGAGGTCGCCCGCCGCACCGGCGCCACCCTCACCCTCGCGGCGGGCGACTCGTTGCTCGATGCCGATCTGCTGCTCGCCGCCGACCGCGCCTGGCGCCCCGGCCACGGCGAACTGGCGGACGGCGGCTGGACCGCCCCGCACGTCGACGTACTGACCGAACAGGGCGTCGCGGCGGGGGAGGAGATCCTGCGACGTCTCGTCCGGGTGGCCACTCCGTCGTAG
- a CDS encoding phosphoribosyltransferase, translated as MSTSERAARKETAENVVWSGDWVAERLGVRLVGDGDGDGGREGELRELLGLALRRNPRRAHLLVSNVLGKHVPQLPSVVYGTGLALGHRVRGLLGDEEADRAVVLGYAETATGLGHAVADGLGTAPYLHSTRRPVPGVARAGGFEESHSHATSHLLLPEDPTLLTAGTGRTGPGGEDPVSGANGSGTASVRSVSPTGLVRSVSPAASVRSVSPAGLVPSVPPAASGASPYAAPLVLVDDEFSTGNTVLNTIRALHELCPRERYVVVALADLRSPADRERLAGFAEEIGARVDLVARVSGTVVLPDGVLAKGQALVAAEEARTSGPTHTADASPSRTGNGAFPSRTADGASPSRHSRPSRPGEDGATSRTAYGPVPSRAGVAASAVRVELAWPAGTPDGGRHGFTPAHRAALEDALPDMAARVADALGDARRVLVLGSEELMYAPLRLGTALEARTDAEVRYSTTTRSPVLAVDDPGYAIRSRLVFPAHDDPADGPGDRYAYNVAGAGFDAVVAVVDSTADTHELHAPDGLLAQLAAHTDRVLLAVVPSYVPRPAAPSTPRSAASPAENVSERLPEHLPERQEPPVLPEPLRGPAFSSYAPQDVGWLLQDLSDTELEAPTEEREEAIQGGGAHYAESLPVEYQPTPRYQALFKAALDTSAARVARAVGTVTETVLAERSPRPVLVSLARAGTPVGVLMRRWARHRHGLDLPHYAVSIVRGRGIDANALRWLAAHHDPADVVFVDGWTGKGAITRELAAALAEFPVFDPEIAVLADPGGCVRTYGTREDFLIPSACLNSTVSGLISRTVLRSDLVGPDDFHGAKFYRDLAGSDVSGHFLDTVAARFDEVADTVDTDVKELLSADRAPTWEGWAAVERISEEYGIHDVNLVKPGVGETTRVLLRRVPWKILAQRGAGADLDHIRMLAGERGVPLEEVDGLPYTCVGLIHPHYTRGATGADGRAVAAK; from the coding sequence GTGTCGACGAGCGAGCGCGCGGCGAGGAAAGAGACGGCGGAGAACGTGGTGTGGTCGGGTGACTGGGTCGCTGAACGGCTCGGGGTGCGGCTCGTCGGTGACGGTGACGGTGACGGCGGCCGGGAGGGAGAGCTCCGGGAACTGCTGGGCCTCGCCCTGCGCCGCAACCCCAGGCGGGCGCACCTGCTGGTGTCGAACGTGCTGGGCAAGCATGTGCCGCAGCTGCCCTCCGTGGTCTACGGGACCGGGCTGGCCCTGGGCCACCGGGTGCGCGGACTCCTGGGCGACGAAGAGGCCGACAGGGCGGTGGTCCTCGGATACGCGGAGACGGCCACCGGCCTCGGGCACGCCGTGGCGGACGGACTCGGCACGGCCCCGTACCTCCACTCGACGCGCCGCCCGGTCCCGGGCGTGGCACGGGCGGGCGGCTTCGAGGAGTCCCACTCGCACGCGACCTCGCATCTGCTGCTGCCGGAGGACCCCACGCTGCTGACGGCCGGGACCGGCCGGACCGGGCCGGGGGGCGAGGACCCGGTGTCCGGGGCGAATGGTTCGGGGACCGCTTCGGTTCGGTCCGTGTCCCCGACCGGCCTGGTTCGGTCCGTGTCCCCGGCCGCTTCGGTACGGTCCGTGTCCCCGGCCGGCCTGGTTCCGTCCGTGCCCCCGGCCGCCTCCGGTGCGTCCCCCTACGCCGCGCCGCTCGTCCTCGTCGACGACGAGTTCTCCACCGGCAACACGGTGCTCAACACCATCCGCGCGCTGCACGAGCTGTGCCCCCGCGAGCGGTACGTCGTCGTCGCGCTCGCGGACCTGCGTTCACCGGCCGACCGGGAGCGGCTGGCCGGGTTCGCCGAGGAGATCGGCGCCCGCGTCGACCTGGTGGCGCGCGTCTCCGGCACGGTCGTCCTGCCGGACGGGGTGCTGGCGAAGGGCCAGGCCCTGGTCGCCGCCGAGGAGGCGCGGACGTCCGGTCCCACGCACACCGCCGACGCGTCCCCCTCCCGCACCGGAAATGGCGCGTTCCCCTCACGTACCGCCGATGGCGCGTCCCCCTCCCGTCACTCCCGTCCGTCCCGCCCCGGGGAGGACGGGGCCACCTCCCGTACCGCATACGGCCCGGTCCCCTCCCGTGCCGGAGTCGCCGCGTCGGCGGTACGGGTGGAGCTGGCCTGGCCCGCCGGAACGCCCGACGGAGGCCGCCACGGCTTCACCCCCGCCCACCGCGCCGCCCTGGAGGACGCCCTCCCGGACATGGCCGCGCGCGTCGCGGACGCCCTGGGCGACGCCCGGCGGGTGCTCGTCCTCGGCTCCGAGGAGCTGATGTACGCGCCGCTGCGGCTCGGTACGGCTCTGGAGGCCCGTACCGACGCCGAGGTGCGGTACTCCACCACCACCAGGTCACCCGTCCTCGCCGTCGACGACCCCGGCTACGCGATCCGCAGCCGCCTGGTCTTCCCGGCCCACGACGATCCCGCCGACGGCCCGGGCGACCGCTACGCCTACAACGTCGCCGGCGCGGGCTTCGACGCCGTCGTGGCCGTCGTCGACTCCACTGCCGACACCCACGAACTCCACGCTCCCGACGGGCTGTTGGCCCAGCTCGCCGCGCACACGGACCGGGTGCTGCTCGCGGTCGTCCCCTCCTACGTGCCGCGCCCCGCCGCGCCCTCCACCCCTCGCTCCGCCGCTTCCCCCGCCGAGAACGTCTCCGAACGCCTTCCCGAACACCTTCCCGAACGGCAGGAACCCCCCGTGCTGCCCGAGCCCCTTCGCGGCCCCGCCTTCTCCTCGTACGCGCCGCAGGACGTCGGCTGGCTGCTCCAGGACCTCTCGGACACCGAACTGGAGGCGCCCACCGAGGAGCGCGAGGAGGCGATACAGGGTGGTGGCGCGCACTACGCCGAATCGCTGCCCGTCGAGTACCAGCCGACCCCCCGCTACCAGGCACTGTTCAAGGCCGCCCTCGACACCTCCGCCGCACGGGTCGCCCGCGCCGTCGGTACCGTCACCGAGACGGTGCTCGCCGAACGCTCTCCCCGCCCCGTCCTCGTCTCCCTCGCCAGGGCGGGCACCCCCGTCGGCGTACTGATGCGCCGCTGGGCCCGGCACCGGCACGGCCTGGACCTGCCGCACTACGCCGTGTCCATCGTGCGCGGCCGGGGCATCGACGCCAACGCCCTGCGCTGGCTCGCCGCGCACCACGACCCGGCGGACGTCGTCTTCGTCGACGGCTGGACCGGCAAGGGCGCGATCACCCGTGAACTGGCCGCCGCGCTGGCCGAGTTCCCGGTATTCGACCCGGAGATCGCGGTCCTCGCCGACCCGGGCGGCTGTGTCCGGACCTACGGCACCCGCGAGGACTTCCTGATCCCGTCCGCCTGCCTCAACTCCACCGTCTCCGGACTGATCTCCCGTACCGTCCTGCGCTCCGACCTGGTCGGACCGGACGACTTCCACGGCGCGAAGTTCTACCGGGACCTCGCCGGGTCCGACGTCTCCGGCCACTTCCTGGACACCGTCGCCGCCCGCTTCGACGAGGTGGCGGACACCGTGGACACCGACGTCAAGGAACTGCTGTCCGCCGACCGGGCCCCCACCTGGGAGGGCTGGGCCGCCGTCGAGCGGATCAGCGAGGAGTACGGCATCCACGACGTGAACCTCGTCAAGCCGGGCGTCGGCGAGACCACCCGCGTACTGCTGCGCCGCGTCCCGTGGAAGATCCTCGCCCAGCGCGGCGCGGGCGCCGACCTCGACCACATCCGGATGCTCGCCGGGGAACGCGGCGTCCCCCTCGAAGAGGTCGACGGGCTGCCCTACACCTGCGTCGGCCTGATCCACCCGCACTACACCAGGGGCGCGACCGGCGCCGACGGCAGGGCGGTGGCCGCGAAGTGA